DNA from Clarias gariepinus isolate MV-2021 ecotype Netherlands chromosome 8, CGAR_prim_01v2, whole genome shotgun sequence:
GTAAGGTCCACATATGGGTGAGATGTTCAAGTGTTTGGTCATAAAGAGTACTTTTAAACTCATATATCTGATATACAAATTTAAGATAGATCATCTAAATCTTTTGGAAATATTCTTAGTTGGTTCCgggccgggttcgattcctgtctctgtgtgtgtagtgtttgcatgttctccccgtgttggcgggtttcctccgggtactcaggtttgtagattaggctaattggcgttcccagtagcgtgtgaatgtgagtgtgtgtatgtgtgtgtgccctatgatggattggcaccctgtacagggtgtgcCCCGCCTCGTgctccaagtctcctgggatagactccaggccccccacaaccctaattacaggataaagcggtatagaagatgagtttgtgagtaagtgagtgaatggTTTAGTCATAACTTGTGGATGCACAGTTTCTATATTATTCACATTTCCTTTTATtggattaaagaaaaaaaatgcaacaagcATGGCTTCTGCTTCATACCATAGGAATCCTAAAGAGTGCTGTCCTTTATTAAAATGGGTCGATCATGATTCCATTCAAATATGTTATATTCATGTGTACTGACTGGGGGGTCTGACGCTTCAGCTTTAATCCACAGGGCTGCATTTATGCATTCTTAGTCCAAGTTATCAAGTGGTGTCCTGCGCTATAAGCCTCTTGTGAGTGTAAGTAAAAGATACTACACCACACACAGAGATTCACACATACAGTTCACCTGGTCAGTGAGTCGACAACGACTGTGTATCTATTCCACACCAAAGACCATTAGAATGAAAGGCCAGCACCTCATTCTGTCACTAACAATCAGCTTATTTTACTGCTTAGCACACCCGGGTGCACACTCAAATCAGCAGGAGCACTGCGGTTTacctaaatcatttaatttaatatttcccTGACCGTGTttactgcaaaaaaagtaattcCCACAAAGAATTATAgactatataatataaatttcaGGCAGTAGAGAAGTCATGTTACTACTAAATGCTGTATTAAAAAGCTTTACACTATCCTACAAAGTGTGCTGAATTCTAGAATGAAAACCATACATAACAGTTTGGAGAAGAGAACTGAGTTATGTGTGCGCTcgtgatttataaagactgatTTAAAACCCTCAGCAGTATTCCTTTTATTATACTtatattcacatacagtaaaatacagTGAATACTGTATGTCCTATATGACATGATGACAAATAAGATCTCAGTAATCATCATTGAGTTCATGGAAACCTAAAGAGAAGGTGGTTACATTTTAGggcaatatataaataaaacataataattggAAGTAACAGAATACACGCTTTTCATTTGCAGTTTGCATGATCTCACAGGAATTCTGCACTGATAGTCTAGAaatctcttttaaaaatatgctaTTAATACTCTGCATGACAACTGGATTATGCGTtaatctttcttttgttttatagaCTCCTGACACATATCTGATCAGGTACAGTCATGTTTTGAATAATTACTGAGCTTAAAGCCTCTGCTTTGTGAGAATCATGCAAAAACCTTGGACCTGTTTTGAAAATGTCAGTTTAGTATTTTACGCAGATTAGAGGAAGGTATTACTAGTTGGGTGATAATTGTCTTTTAATTGTCCTTTATATCAAGAGAATATGAGATATGAACCAAAAGATAAATGCAGACTAGAAGGGGAAagacttactcacacactcatcgtctctatcgctttatcctgtacaagtGTCGTGGGCGGCTagatcctatcccaggacacttagggcGCGAGACGGGGTACACGCACATGAACACATTTACatgttcattcacacactacatgcatattgggaactccaattacgataatctgcatgtcttgtgggaggaaaccggagtacccggatgaaacccaccagacatggggagaactccatgcaaacagacccaaggtgggaatcgaacccaaaccctggaagtgcaacGTGCTAAGCACTAACCCCTCGTGTCGCCAGGGAAAAGACTGCCACTactaaattgtattaattttgcattaaaaatacattaatctTTTAATTTAAGCCATCTTTGATAGCTGGCTGTAATGACCTATAAGGCGAAGTGACATagtgacaaaaacaacaaatactATATGAATTTCCAGAAATAGCTGCAGCTTTAATATAACAGGTGACAAGAAGAGCCCTCCAAAATCTTACAGTATCTTGtacaaaacattataaaacacatttatagtGCCTCACATAAACAGAGACAAATCAGCACTGAATCCACATAAGtaacttacagaaaacattaaaataagagTCCTAGTGTTGCGTCGAGAAGTGtttgtgctgctcatgctacaGTTCTTTTGAATGTGAGTTACTGCAGGGGGGAGTCCAGGAAACAGATGGCCTTGTTTTTCCTGCTACCTGTGTGAGAGGATGCAGTGGGAAATATGTACCAACAAGGCATGCATATACACACGAAGAGAGAAGAGGGAGGGAATGAGAGGAGTGTACAGGAGCTGTAATCTTCCCTTACTCCTCTGTGTGCTTGTCATAGAAATGGCTGATAGTGCAGACGGAAATTCGAACATAAACACATGCACTTAACTCTCGTGTTATCCCACAATCTGGCATGTACACACTGAAGCACAGCACAGCTTTCGTATATATGTACTTGAATAGGAAAATCCATAAAttcaataaacattttacatatCAAAGCACAACTGTTTCTCACTCAGAGGTCAGTGACCTCGTTTCTGATTGTCCTTACAGACGTTGGCTAACTCACAGACTGAAGATTGAGGCACTTGATATAAGACACTGCACAAACTCAGGattaatcacacacatacacacacacacatacacacttgagACAGTGCTAAGAGTCtgtgatatttaaaatatgCTACTTATTAAAGTGTGATGTTCCAACTGTGGTTgccaaataaatcaaataaaaaatgtcaagtacacatttttatatatagttaatAATTATTCTTGTTCATAATTTCCACATTTCCCTGCCATACTTTATCTAGCTTAGCAACTAGGAGggatgttcaaatcaaactgggacttacTCACAAGTAcagatgagactcttagctgcagtaaaacatttgaacagtgcAAACATTTTCAAGAAGGCAGTACGTTTGTGAATGAGAATCCCAGTCGatgtggctcggagcccactgcagtcattcccatgaacagtcagatagtggaattcatgttccttgaaaatcaataaaACTGCGTCACTgacttgcggaagagacacgATCATTCACAGACACCTCTTGCAATTTACAGGAAGTCGGCTGGgtcggctgggagttactgccacatcccatGTACAATCCGGACATCGCTTCAATCGATTTCCGCAGGTTTGTGCCATTAAAGGAGCTTCATAGCTCCGATCATAGCTcctgtgtactgagaaaactttctaccgtGATAGTATCCAAGTACTagtaaaatgctgggataagtgcattagtgtagaagggactatatagagaaataaagctagtttttacttttatacagtaagtgtgttctgttattctgcagtcccagtttgacttgaaatcCCCTGTTCAAAGGATCTTTTGCTGCAAAGAAAAAACTCTTCCGTAAAAACTATATTCAGTGCAGGCTTATCTGTATTAATCTGTACCAAGTGAGCTAACATTCTCCTTTACCGTTCCACTGCTTTCCTCACACACTTCAGCATAGTcctatttcagtttattatagTGGCCGTGCATGTGGATGTGAAGGTTATTCACAAGATGAAAATAGTTATACTATGATGTCCATTAGTCTCTACctctagtttaaaaaaaaatgactacaTCAGTATTTGAATATAATTGGGCAAAAAAGATCCCACAAGGAAAATGCATTAAAAGGATTTTTAAAGGTGATGCTATAGAATATATTGTGTTAATGCATTGTAGCCTGATTAATTTTGACTGCTATAGTACTTATATTTCTATTCTAAATAAACCTTGCTCAGCTCTAAGTCTAAGGCTCAGAAGACTCACTTAAAGCCTGGAGTCCATCTTAACCCCACAAAATGTCACAGAGGAAGACTGGATAAACAAaggagcggcacacacacacacacacacacacacacacacacacacacacacacacacacacaatcaagtTAAGTAATAAATCCCATCTACACTTCTGTTTGCTAAAGATCGTTTAAGAAGAATAACAGATTGAGGCAGTTTTagcaaaacagtaaaaaaatcaTCAGCTGATATTTAATGCCTCATCGTAAACCAAATGAAAATTGGTTTTTTGATATTGTTTTACAAAAAGAGCCAAAGAGTAACAATTGCTATTCGTTGAAGGCCAAGACAGGGAATAATATTGCTTTGAGCCACACTCGTTCGTTACTAATCCCCAACGCTGTTGCTCCTAACATCAGACGCATTTTCTCTATTCCTCATTCCATTCTCAAAGAGCTACAGTTTCAATGTAGTCCTCTGCATCTCCTCTACCCTGGTGATGGCTCAGAGACAACTTTGTTGTTTTCCACTCCCCTACTTCTCTCCCACCCAGCCCTTCTATCTCTTCATCTGGCCTGTTTGGACTCCCATGCTTTAGAGCTTTAGTCATTCTTACACTGCTGTCCAGTGGGGACTCCGTTTTGCCTGCCCTTGTCCCAGGGGAGCTTCTTCTCTTCGGAGGCCCCCAGATGAAGTTCTCAGGAGGTTGGTAGTGGCGCTGGGCAAAGCGCAGCAGTGCACGTCTCTCACTGTGCTTTCGCAGTGTGTAGACAAAGTACTCAAGAGCACTGTGGCGCATGTTTGCCAGCGTGCCCTTCACCAGTGCCTCCTCCAACAGCAGGTGCACCAGAGGCATCTTGTAGCTTTCAAAGCCCAGCTCGCCCAGGCTCTTCAGGATGCGCGTGATCCGCAGGTAGTTGTGCTGAGACCTGTGTGAAAGAAACAAGAACttttagtttgatgccatttttacacttaatttacattttaatttcagcCTTACCATCACGAACCTTCCATGCACGATAACAGATTGCATAACTCAAAGATTGCTGTAAAGttgttgtaaaaaaagaaagggattCATTCCCTTCTCTGACCACTAAGTGTGACCATGAATGTTGCAATGTCACTGAGGATGAGCAAGAGCAAGCTGCTCATATTGATTCTAAACACACGCAGAAACATTTTCTTAAGGCTTAAGTTACTGAGCAGAGGGGTGGCAGTTCTAGCCTCAGCTACAAtacaccaagttgccactgttggccccttgagcacggcccttaCCTGTTTCATGACTGACCCTGCGCTGTGACCCCGACAAGCTGGGACATGAGAAGCAAAGAATTTCAACAAATAAAGGCGTGACTTAGCTTTGAGCAGAGTGAAGTATGTGCATGTGAAAGACTTTGAATATTAATTTAGAAAAGTATACATAGAAACATATAAACTGAATATTCAGATGGAATAGGGATAGCTGGAAGGCTAACTCAAGGTCTGGACAGGGGAAGTTTAGGGAAGGACTGCACACTTTGTACACTTTCTTCGTTTGCATTTTCAACTCATTTAACGAAGGCAATGATCCGTCTATTCATGGTCATGTTTTTAAACTTGCTAATTTATATTATGCAAATAACCTTCTCAGCTTTGTCAGCAAAAATAGTGAGTGAGGCCTTGGGGTAGGGTGGCATGTGTGCCACCTACGATAACGTACCGTACCTTTTAGTTGTGGAGGGAAAGATAGGGAAAATAGCAGGGGAGCCAAAATAAAGTGCAAGCTCAAATCCTACACAGGTGCTGTTTCCACCATCAGCCtttcatactgtacaaatacattACTTTACACCAACTAAtccaaaaataattttaacatctTTATTTTGAGCTCTGCACTGATCTAAACTTCACATACTAAACTTCACCGTGCTTAAAATTTGTGATCAAACACATGAGTTAAAGAAGTTGAATtatacagtcaggtccataaggATATTTAAAGCGATGATCTTTTAATTTCTACCTCTATATGTCTCCACAATGTATTTGAAATAAAGCATGCTGAAGTGTagacttttagctttaattctAGTGGTTTAACAAAACATTGCATTAAGCCTTTAGAAATTTAGaaacagacattttttatttataaagtcttcctgttttaaagttttaaaagtaataagcCAATATAATGCTAAGCTTTTTCATGATCAGTTGTATATAAACACATATCAATGGCAAGTGGCTCCCCAAATCATCAGcaactgtggaaacttcacactggacggGAAATCTATTtccaaattaaatgtaaaatttacttTCTTTTGACAAAAAGAACTCTGCACCACTGAGCAACCATCCAGTACTTTTcctccttagcccaggtaagaaaTTTCTAACATTGTCCCTGGTCCAGGAGTAGCTTGATACgaggaatgcaacagttgtaaCCTATTTCCTGAAGACGTTTATGCGTGGTGGATGCACTGAATCTAGCACTCCACTCCTATCTTCAATTAGCATGGCTTGACAATCTTCTTAAGGCTGCAGTCATCTCTGTTGCTGGTGCACCTTGCTCTACCACCATATTTTCCCCTTCCACTCAACTTTTCATGCATATGCTTTCACAGAAGGGGAAAGTTGCAGTCACGTGCTGCTAATCATTAGAccattattaattaatcatcagcaagtgtgcagacctctataagaGCAGAGTGGCGCAACTgtcttagagaagcaactgTTGATGCACATCAATCTGAAgagggttaaaaaaaagtacttcCAACCAATCTGGAATTTAATGTATCTGGAGTTTAatgattattcacaagtggaaaagattcaagacagttgccgatcttcccaggagtggaagTCCCAGCACATTTACCCCAAGGTCAGACTGCGCAAAGTTTagagaaattttttttccttaaaaacagTTGTTGTTAAAAGTTAAAGTCTATGCACAATTAGACGAAGACTAAAGAAGGTATAAGATTGGATATGATTTGTTTGGAATGGTTGCCAGGAGagcctcttctgtctaaaaagaacatggaaacaTGATTGAGAAAACTGCTTGTGTTGAGAAAAGACATGTGGAACAATGTTCTATGGacaaatgagaccaaagtggagttgtatGGCTTTAATAGTGCCATGTttgggaaaaaacaacaaaaacagctcACACCCGCTGTCAAGCGCGACAGTGGAGAGGTGGTGATTTGGGCTTGCTTTGCAGCCTTGGGACCTAGAAACCCTGCAGCCACTGAGTCGACCATGAATTCCTCTTTATACAAGAGttttctagaggcaaatgtgaggctgTTTTGGAATGGCCTTACCAAAGGCCATTCCATTTAAAGGCCATTcattattttgaatttaatttaaattcaattcaatgtgGTAGTGTTCAAAGTAAGAAAAATTGTCACTGTATAATTACTAATGGACCTGACTGTATAATGGTCACTGTCCATGCTGTGTGGAGGAACAAGAAGATTCAAATTTGTCTGGGATCATTTGGTCTCATGTTGGAAAATGACATGAACCTGTTTACATCCAATTCCAGTTCCTGGTTATTCTGAGGCTCTTAAACTATTCATAAACCATGGAGAAAATGAGACTAAAGTTTTTAGATCCAAAAAAAGAGTGAAGATCCAGAGCTCACTCATTCAGGTGCAGGAAGCGATCTTTCCAGTTTGCAGCCCGGGCTACGTTTCCATTCTTATCTAAGAGCTTGATCCCAAAGAAGTCCAGCATTATGGCATATGCCAGCACAAAGCGCCGCTTGGCTTCTTGAGTATTGTGGAATTCCTGTTTATGATACCAGAGTAAAAAAGCACTGTCTTACTCAATAGAACAAAAAACTATCTCAAGATGCACAGTTATACactgaatataaaatgtaatctttatgtcattaacaaaaaatatcaaaacattGTAAACTTTAGCCTTTACCTTAATCTCATCCTGAGTGAGTTCATGGGCATAGAAATTGAGGCCTTGTTCCCTGAGTGGGAAAAGCCTGCAAGAATGAACAGAAGTTATAAGATTATTTTCAAGTGTAAGAAAAAGTATAATGATCCCACATTTGTATTgtagtaataaataaacaactcgTTCATACATGCATAGATTCAAACATACAGATACTTGGTAGCTGCAGGACAACTGGTGATGAAAGCATTGATAAGCTTGCTCTCAGCTCTAATAAATTTTGCTAGAACGGCCTTTTCTCAGGACAAACGAGGGGCAGAAAACAAGAGGGCATATAAAAGGGCGAACTGTCTGTTTGTCAGCTATATAATGCCGTGCACTGCTGCCATTAAACAGGAAATAAGCACCTTAAGCCCTAGGCTCATTTCTGCTCTTTCTTGCCACCGGTCGAATCCTGTCACTCCTTTCTGCCAAACAGGCCAAGCTGTTTTGACTCATTGCCTGTTTTACTAGGCtgccatttattattaattcactaGTGTCTAATTtccatttgtgtttttaaacttGATAATTGACATTGAAAAATGCTTTGCTTTGTTACATAAAAGTGTaagaaagtgaaagtgtgaGCGAGTGGGGTAGTGGTGATATAGTTGCTAGCAAATGTGTGagatttgattttgttttgctgAGTCCTGCAGGGCCACAGTGCTTACAGCCAAACACCAAACCTGTTACCCAGTCGGTCTTAGATCGCACTAAACACGTTTTATCCGTAAAAGTTTATttgaaagtttaaataaatctcCATttgaaagtttaaataaaaaaatcattaaactgtGATATAATGAAGGGATCAGCCAGACTGAACACACACTATAATTAATCCCATTGTAAAAACAAATGCCTTCATTCTGTTATCTTTACTTTTAGGCAACAGTCTCATCATTGCTATtcgtttatttttctctttagcATTTCCAATTGGACTTTCCTATGAACAAAACTTGCATTTCGGATATGACTTTCTTAAATATCAAACAATCATTCATTAATCCACAGGAGCCGCAGTTAATCTGCTGCCTATCCCAGGTGAACTCAGCAGCAGTCTATCAATTTGGCATAACCAATTCATACACTGGCATGTTTCTGAAACAAGAAGGAACTTATACATGGGGAACATGCAAAACATCACAGGAAAAGCAATCAGTGCGCAGGACTGAacaggtgtatatactgtacagtgctaTGAActgatttttgttatttttttgcatattactGCATATGTCACGCTTTATTGCATATGTCACGCTTTAATGATTCAGATAATCGACCAAAATAAtacattacacaaagataaccggagtaaaaacaaaatgcagtttttaaattatgaattaatttattaagaaaaaaagtgtcCAAACCAGCCTGGCCCtatatgaaaaagtaattgcccctaaacctaataactggttgtgccactcTTGGTGGCAACAACTAGAATCAAGTGTTTgcaataactggcaatgagtctttcacagtctctttcttattgttaaaTCATGAACACATGACCTTAatacattattttgtttatcatCTGTTCTTCAATTTCTTTAGATCGCAGCATGATAAGTTGCTTTTTGAGATCTTATAGCATGCTTTACTTTGTCAGGTCTGACTGTAATCAGGCCAGGGTGTGGGAAGTAAAATTTAACTTAGCTTTCCAAAAAatgtgattaatcacaattcATTCAAGATTTAGCCAGGGGGGTTTacacgttgttgtttttttctttaatacagtaaataaaataatttaaaaactgcattttgaatTTACAtgagttatctttgtgtaatattgtattaatattgtttgataatctgaaacatttaaatgtgataaatatgcaaaaaaggaaaaaatcaggaaggggcaaatacatTTTCAGAGCACTCTATAGTATAGAGAGTCACTTTTAAATGCAGCATGTGACAGGAAAAGAATGCTCAAGGCTTGACCttaccactgtatatatgtgtgatTGTGCTCAAGCTTGTCGTAGTCCCCTTTCCATTTGGTGAGGATTTCTTCAACATAGATTCCTGCAGGGACAGGTACAAACCTTTACTGCATCATGTGTcaaaggataataataataataataataataataataataaattttaaatcataaacatttattaatctCTAGTAACTACTTGTTTAGGGCCACTGGGTCTACtgggcacatactgtatgggatGCCAGTATTTTAGGTCACGAGCGGTCGTACTGTAAAAGCaattcactgcatatcgtactgtgtatgactgtgtatgtgacaaataaaatttgaatttgaatttaattagattttttttagttaagcTGGAGGAAACCGAAGAACCACCACACGGAAAGCCAAACAGATACTGTGGAAACAGTTCTTCAtgcatgaaatgaaaaatgaaatgcaataaAAGATGCAAGTAATGACATGAAAAAACATGGGAGATCAAATCATGCAAAATAGCAGGGGATAAGCATAAATTATtccattttttataaacatgacTGTGTGGTTCGGTTTGTGTCCACTCTTTTCCCTAGCTTCTTTGTCGTTCATGATTTcatccacttttttttctttgaaaaccATTTAAACAGGACAAAGTCTTTGTAAAGACATTGAGGAAAGAGGAGCATTCCAGGCTGATTGTTTTTGTGCATGAGATGGGTCTCCTGGGAGTGCTTAACTCAGGCTGTTTCATCACTCAGATGTGCAACTGATGTGGTTTTAGGTGCTGCTCTACCACGGTTTGCACTGTGCGACAGATCTATACCACAGGTTCATACTGCAGATTGTGCTTCAAAAAGATTTTCAACAAAACATTACATACAGAGTGCACAGATTTGCAAAGTTTTCACACCACAACTCAAATGTCATAGACCACAATAGAAATAATTTGTGAGAGATTATCATTATGACATGCAATCAAAACATTGTCAACACAAAATTATTCTCAAGTATGGCCATCAACTGTTACAAAAATGTGACTGTTTGTATGGAAAGTCTTATAGTAATTACCATTCTGGTTCATTGGTCCATTCACCATACCATTCACCCTTAGATGCTGTGGTGCATTTATAGAAAGTCATGGGAGATACTGTACACAAGGCTACATAATAATTTGTGGTGCTCCCATTCGTCCTGCCATGAAAGACATCAAACATGTACAGGATGGTCAGTTAATATGACaggtgacaaattaaaggaTTGGTTTGGGATGGAATAATTCGGCATCCCCTTGCCTCTATAGCGGCGAGAATAACATTAAATTGTTAACATTCTTCTGACTCATGACCTTGATCCTATTAAGAAATATGTTGTCCCTGTCAATCAGAATGTCTGTATttggtcatttttattttttttcataagccTAATGCTATCAGTCAAAACAGTTGTTAGGACACAGTAAATAGTTCTTTGCATTGCAAACAAGACAGTAAATAACTgattgtactgttttttttttttaggcctgAGACATGGGAGTAGAGTATTCACGCAGTGACCAATGAACCATAATGGTAATTTCTATAAGAATTTTCATACGAACAGAAAAGCATccatttaaaattatgtttaagctttttagttacaaggaagaaaaatagAGGTCTTTTTTCTGATAAGTTGGTAAAATGTTCTAGAAAACAGAAATgccaagacaaaaaaataaaataaaataggctGGTGTATATTTGCAGCATTTAACAAGCCCTCCCATCCAGTGTGACAtacagaagcacacacacacttaccatcTGGAACCAAAGGGATCTTATTCAGATAGAATCTCAGATTGCGGTACTCATTTCTCAGTCGAGGCTCCTTGTAATTCTAGGTGCAGaagaaaacataaaaggagGAGAGAAGAGAAGTGATAACGAAAGTGTCTGTCAGTGCTAAAGAAAGTGTCCTAAGACTGAACTGAACGTATTGTGAACTTGGTTGGGTGAGGAGGTTGTGCATTTGTCATTTAGACAACAAAGATATTACTTGTGTTTTAAACCTGAATTATAAAACATTCAACATTAAATGGAATACAAGATGCCTCAGAGTATCCCCCACTGTAATGTAATTTCCTCTTCATTTTTTCTGCAGTAATGCATCAAACAGGTTAgagtatgtgaaaaaaaatatgacacttaaaaaagcaaaaatccattaaaagagcaTCCATTTCTGAGTATAGTGCTGTGGCTTGGAAAAACAGCAGAGTGGGTGAATTTTTTACCGGATAACTGTGGCGGTACTTGTACAGGTCCTTGGCAGCATAAAAGCTTCTTTTCATCTTAGTGGATGACTCAGCTATGTCATTGAACTGTgtaggagagaaagaaaaaaaggaaaacagggATAAGGAATGTATGAATGAGTCTTCTCATGAGCCGAACTATTAGTTCATGATTCACAGAGATGCTGAAgttgcacatttaaaacaaaatattgatTTAAGCTATATTTATGTgtttctgtacatttttatgtattaagaTATTttgaacagacaaaaaaaaaaggtaggtaGCTGTAACccagtaaataacaatagttttAATTTTGACTCGAGCCTTTACCTTCTTGACCTTAAAATCAACCTTGGAAATCATGGGATCATAACTCTGATGTCTAAAATGTATCTTGTAAAATATTAAGCtgttaatgtttgtgtgtgtgtgtgcgtaaaatctctttaaatgttttaaaaaaggaacaactATAATGCACTGAAATCTTGCTCAATTGCCCTTAGCTAACTGTATGCTGTatattcaattaatttattcaaataagtaaaatttttatttacaaatatgaaGGCATCAGGTTATTACACATGCAAAACTGCTTGCCAAGACCAAATTGTACGTTATTGAcgactaaaaataaataaatgtaaattgaagatattattatactttaatttttttgtaaaaaagaaagaaaaaaaaacctagtgTTGCACCAAAAACAAATGTGCACTTTCGTTATACACTTTTGATGGAAACCTGtgtacatacactcactcactccttttCTGCACCACTTTATCCTCTATACAGCATCACGGGGACCTGGACCTCAACactcagggcacgaggcagggtacaccctggactggatACCAATCaattacagggcacacatacacactcattcacacactacgggcaatttgggaacatcaaatgcatgtctttggaatgtgggataAAACCAGAGTACTCGaaggaaccccaccaagcacggagagaacatgcaaactccacgcacacagacatgaggcgaGACtggaaccctggaggtgcaaggcgaaagttctaaccactaagccaccatgccgcctgtgtaccccccaaaaaagaaaaagtaatgaacaaataaataaataaatacaacatttctgtAGTTATGGGTTTAATACTTGGGAGTGCTGTCTGCAGGTccaggtaagcagcttggtccTGTATGTAATATGAAAGACATCTAGGAGACACGAGGATAAACTGGGTCAGATTTAATAGGTCACAATGTCACtgtttctaaaaacaaaaagaaaacctcaaggttttgGCAGCACAGCGCCCACAATCCCGCTAAAACAGAAGCTCGGAAATAACCCAGGTTGTAGTAGATCCTATCACATCATGGTGTAGATGCTATAAATAGCGCGGACCGTGTTTTAATCCCCGC
Protein-coding regions in this window:
- the ogfrl1 gene encoding opioid growth factor receptor-like protein 1, translated to MGNLLGALRYREPSTVEECDSTWETDSERDEQDSGVTESGHCGDEQDGVPQFNDIAESSTKMKRSFYAAKDLYKYRHSYPNYKEPRLRNEYRNLRFYLNKIPLVPDGIYVEEILTKWKGDYDKLEHNHTYIQWLFPLREQGLNFYAHELTQDEIKEFHNTQEAKRRFVLAYAIMLDFFGIKLLDKNGNVARAANWKDRFLHLNESQHNYLRITRILKSLGELGFESYKMPLVHLLLEEALVKGTLANMRHSALEYFVYTLRKHSERRALLRFAQRHYQPPENFIWGPPKRRSSPGTRAGKTESPLDSSVRMTKALKHGSPNRPDEEIEGLGGREVGEWKTTKLSLSHHQGRGDAEDYIETVAL